One segment of Sander vitreus isolate 19-12246 chromosome 20, sanVit1, whole genome shotgun sequence DNA contains the following:
- the nat8 gene encoding putative N-acetyltransferase camello, producing MASFQIRKYRDDDAEAVKELFSLGMSEHVPSTFMHLLKQPLTQMVLMCLFCALVTSSKSFLLPILAVTLFLAGARQFVVYMFNSYIDTSFRKDVSKIGEAYLMQKDSGFWVAEVDDRLVGMVGCLPNQDAPACLELKRMSVLRSHRGMGIAKALCRTVADFTRDRGYAAVVLYTSVVQTDAQKLYEHMGFEKIREFVIPELVAKITNFTLFEYRLNLQRDGEK from the coding sequence ATGGCCAGTTTTCAGATCCGGAAGTATCGGGATGACGATGCAGAGGCAGTGAAGGAGCTCTTCAGCCTGGGGATGAGCGAGCACGTGCCTTCGACCTTCATGCACCTCCTGAAACAGCCGCTGACCCAGATGGTGCTCATGTGCCTGTTCTGCGCTCTCGTGACCAGCTCCAAGTCCTTCCTGCTGCCCATCCTGGCCGTCACTCTGTTCCTAGCCGGAGCCCGGCAGTTTGTCGTCTACATGTTCAACAGCTACATCGACACCTCGTTCAGGAAGGACGTCAGCAAGATCGGTGAGGCCTACCTGATGCAGAAGGACTCAGGTTTTTGGGTGGCTGAAGTTGATGATCGATTGGTTGGCATGGTGGGTTGCCTTCCTAATCAGGACGCGCCTGCCTGCTTGGAGTTGAAACGCATGTCTGTACTCCGCAGTCACCGTGGAATGGGCATCGCTAAGGCTTTGTGTCGGACAGTAGCTGATTTTACTCGTGACAGGGGTTATGCAGCAGTCGTCCTGTACACCTCTGTGGTGCAGACAGACGCTCAGAAGCTGTACGAGCACATGGGCTTCGAGAAGATACGAGAGTTTGTTATTCCTGAGCTCGTTGCCAAAATCACAAACTTCACTCTGTTCGAGTACAGACTCAATTTACAGAGAGATGGGGAAAAATGA
- the slc39a8 gene encoding metal cation symporter ZIP8, translated as MFNLRSFITCLLVLIPKSQGIHVVDRDGQAFLENILRYYGQNNSISPKHLDDLLLLMSNRRSEAISEGNPLADQECSSSEQILSHFGLSNVSRLNVGHLGRICPAVLTQVLLPYCPYTAPKALPPIDYTVWGYGFLAVTVINLASLLGLFLIPFTKKSYFPKVLTYFISLAIGTLFSNAVLQLIPEAMGFDPKVDNYVENAVGIFGGFYILYFVEKMLKMALRVENEHGHSHFTPAEPLQENSLHNGDLREKKDSIVLTNITTIATDKSSPIPEPPHTNVIPPQDIQVSDVMCHWLRGQRISSIKTVAWMITLSDALHNFIDGLAIGASFTVSVLAGFSTSIAIVCEEFPHELGDFVILLNAGMSIPQAIFFNLLSAVSCYIGLAFGILLGSNFAPNAIFAIAGGMFLYIALADMFPEMDNILREQQRTSTKIIFFLIQNAGLLTGFTIILLITMFAGNINLG; from the exons ATGTTCAACTTAAGATCTTTTATTACGTGCCTTTTAGTTTTAATTCCAAAGTCTCAGGGTATACATGTGGTTGACCGGGATGGACAGGCATTTCTAGAGAATATTTTACGATATTATGGTCAAAATAATTCAATCTCACCGAAGCATCTGGATGATTTACTGCTGTTGATGTCAAACAGAAGATCTGAGGCAATAAGTGAAGGAAATCCACTGGCAGACCAAGAG TGTTCCTCATCAGAGCAGATCTTGTCCCACTTTGGGTTGAGTAATGTCAGTAGGTTGAATGTTGGACATCTGGGGAGGATCTGCCCCGCTGTGTTGACCCAGGTGCTGCTGCCCTACTGCCCCTACACCGCCCCCAAAGCTCTGCCGCCCATCGACTACACTG TGTGGGGTTATGGGTTTCTGGCGGTCACTGTGATCAACCTGGCGTCTCTGCTCGGCCTCTTCCTGATCCCCTTCACCAAGAAGTCTTATTTCCCCAAAGTGCTGACCTACTTCATCAGCCTCGCCATCGGGACCCTCTTCTCCAACGCTGTGCTGCAGCTCATACCAGAG GCTATGGGTTTTGATCCCAAAGTGGATAACTATGTGGAGAATGCAGTTGGAATATTTGGAGGGTTTTATATCCTGTACTTCGTGGAGAAGATGTTAAAAATGGCTCTCAGGGTAGAGAATGAG CATGGCCACAGCCACTTCACTCCTGCAGAGCCACTTCAAGAAAACTCCCTCCACAACGGAGACTTACGGGAGAAAAAGGACTCTATCGTTTTGACCAACATCACCACCATCGCCACAGACAAAAGCAGCCCGATCCCAGAACCTCCGCATACAAACGTGATACCTCCTCAG GACATCCAGGTGTCGGATGTGATGTGCCACTGGCTGCGTGGGCAACGCATCTCCAGCATCAAGACGGTGGCGTGGATGATAACCCTGAGCGACGCGCTGCACAACTTCATTGATGGTCTGGCTATCGGCGCCTCGTTCACTGTGTCGGTACTGGCGGGGTTCAGTACGTCCATCGCCATCGTATGTGAGGAGTTTCCCCACGAGCTGG GCGACTTTGTTATCCTGCTGAATGCTGGTATGAGCATACCTCAAGCCATTTTCTTCAACCTGCTGTCGGCAGTGTCATGTTACATCGGCCTTGCGTTTGGAATCCTGCTCGGGAGCAACTTTGCCCCCAATGCAATCTTTGCCATTGCAGGAGGAATGTTCCTGTACATTGCACTGGCAGACATG TTTCCAGAGATGGACAACATATTACGGGAACAGCAGCGGACTTCCACCAAGATCATCTTCTTCCTGATCCAGAACGCAGGGCTGCTCACCGGGTTCACCATCATACTGCTGATCACCATGTTCGCAGGAAACATCAACCTGGGCTAG